From the genome of Papaver somniferum cultivar HN1 chromosome 2, ASM357369v1, whole genome shotgun sequence, one region includes:
- the LOC113352256 gene encoding uncharacterized protein LOC113352256 translates to MREPEITRNPIHRVNRVDNGSDILMRLEALEMNHGSNQTMSCNSDPRTYPCTICGDQNHVGPQCPLFYPSETTRDQVSVLHGGMNSKYEGRPKFDPYSNTYNPGWRYNPNFSWSKGTNQGGPSSNPPPGFHRNQVQVQEPSQAEKKVSSLEETLIKFMEISTQNSNQSSQKLDDFVLASQRYQQNTSQAIINLETQISQFSNRLNDREHGKFPSQPTPNPKGVHQVNGSGSSNHNEHVKAVITLRSGKTLKNSVEPPKDSSPTEKETEVDQTSSKDPNGPDSSKSPSEEDTPERVYIPAAPFPQRLAKKKPSTYAEILDIFKQVKVNLPLLDAIKHVPAMAKLLKEMCSVKRDASVHKKAFLTQQVSSIISQKYPVKFKDPGCPTVTCVIGKETIYNALLDLGDSVNLLPFSVYEQLGLGEMKPTRITLQLTDRSVKIPRGIIEDFLVQVKTLFIMLTL, encoded by the coding sequence ATGAGGGAGCCCGAAATAACTAGGAATCCTATCCATAGGGTCAATAGAGTTGATAATGGGTCTGATATCCTTAtgcgtctagaggccttagagaTGAACCATGGGTCCAACCAGACTATGAGTTGTAATAGTGATCCTAGAACCTATCCATGTACTATTTGTGGTGACCAAAATCATGTTGGACCTCAGTGTCCCCTGTTTTACCCTAGTGAAACTACCCGTGACCAGGTTAGTGTCCTACATGGCGGTATGAACTCTAAATATGAGGGTCGAcccaagtttgacccatattctaatacttataaCCCCGGTTGGAGatataaccctaatttctcatggTCTAAAGGTACCAATCAGGGTGGCCCATCCAGCAACCCACCACCAGGTTTTCATAGGAACCAAGTTCAAGTCCAAGAACCGAGCCAAGCTGAGAAAAAAGTGTCATCTCTAGAGGAAACTCTAATTAAATTTATGGAAATTAGTACCCAAAATTCTAACCAAAGTAGCCAAAAGTTAGACGACTTTGTCCTGGCAAGTCAACGTTACCAACAGAACACTAGTCAAGCTATTATCAATTTAGAGACTCAGATAAGTCAATTTTCGAACCGGTTAAATGATAGGGAGCATGGGAAATTTCCTAGCCAACCGACTCCAAACCCGAAAGGAGTTCACCAGGTTAATGGGTCGGGTAGTTCTAACCACAATGAACATGTCAAAGCAGTtatcacccttaggagtggtaaaactctAAAGAACTCGGTAGAACCACCAAAGGATAGTAGCCCAACTGAAAAGGAGACTGAAGTTGACCAAACTTCGTCTAAGGACCCTAATGGGCCTGATAGCTCTAAGAGTCCAAGTGAGGAAGATACCCCTGAGAGAGTGTACATACCAGCTGCACCATTTCCTCAAAGACTCGCTAAGAAAAAGCCTAGTACATATGCTGAAATCCTAGACATCTTTAAACAAGTTAAGGTCAACCtgcccttattagatgcaattaaacATGTACCGGCAATGGCCAAGTTACTAAAAGAGATGTGCTCCGTCAAGAGAGACGCTAGTGTCCATAAAAAGGCATTTTTGACCCAACAAGTTAGTTCCATAATCTCACAAAAGTACCCAGTCAAATTTAAAGATCCTGGTTGTCCTACTGTCACATGTGTCATAGGTAAAGAAACCATATACAATGCTTTATTAGATCTTGGGGATAGTGTGAATCTTTTACCTTTCTCGGTATATGAGCAACTTGGACTAGGGGAGATGAAACCAACTAGGATAACGCTACAGTTAACCGATAGGTCAGTCAAAATCCCACGTGGAATTATTGAAGACTTTTTGGTTCAGGTAAAAACTTTATTTATCATGTTGACTTTGTGa
- the LOC113354127 gene encoding uncharacterized protein LOC113354127 — MSKLIGLTHWLLILTILISEELVEGRKIPNSVNRAIIKTIKVKSGEIIDCYDIYRQPSLNHSLLRNHTIQMQPSFDPKDMKSDNLGTLQLKQTWHDFGSCPKETIPIRRKMKNYNPTFLRKRHRTKLSHYNRTPNASQPSNFVDLHEYATVEARGNFLGAQAKINLWKPVIEMSAEISISQIWVTAAEGKETIETGWMVNRPLYGDYETRFFIYWTDTNLFCYNDLCPGFVHTSSSIGLGCSFTELSTFNGDQKDALFSIHKDQSSGHWWIQLQGESVGYYPSSLFTELSNKATTIQWGGEIVNAKSKGRHTATQMGSGHFPSEGGLKTSSYFNWVQVVDENNMSMDPKDFDLEATNPNCYDLKVDDSHRDTNGFGFYYGGPGYNDKCP; from the exons ATGTCAAAACTTATCGGCTTAACACATTGGTTACTCATATTAACGATACTCATTAGCGAAGAATTAGTCGAAGGAAGAAAGATTCCAAATTCGGTGAACAGAGCAATAATCAAAACTATCAAG GTTAAAAGTGGTGAAATTATCGACTGCTATGATATCTACAGACAACCTAGTCTTAATCATTCATTGCTTCGTAATCATACCATACAG ATGCAACCAAGTTTTGATCCGAAAGATATGAAATCAGATAATTTGGGAACACTTCAACTCAAACAAACTTGGCATGATTTTGGATCATGCCCGAAAGAAACTATCCCTATAAGGAGGAAAATGAAAAATTACAATCCAACATTTTTGCGTAAGCGTCATCGTACAAAGCTATCTCATTATAATAGGACTCCTAATGCATCACAACCAAGCAATTTCGTAGACCTTCACGAG TATGCAACAGTTGAGGCACGTGGAAATTTTCTAGGAGCACAAGCAAAAATAAATCTTTGGAAACCGGTTATTGAAATGTCAGCCGAAATAAGTATATCTCAAATCTGGGTTACAGCCGCTGAAGGAAAAGAAACTATTGAAACTGGATGGATG GTCAACCGACCTTTATATGGAGATTATGAGACCAGATTTTTCATATACTGGACG GACACAAACTTATTCTGTTATAATGACCTATGTCCTGGTTTTGTGCACACATCGTCAAGTATCGGCCTTGGTTGCAGTTTCACTGAGTTATCAACTTTCAATGGAGACCAAAAGGACGCCCTCTTCAGCATTCACAAG GATCAAAGTAGTGGACATTGGTGGATACAATTACAAGGAGAATCAGTTGGTTATTATCCAAGTTCTCTCTTCACTGAATTATCAAACAAAGCAACAACAATACAATGGGGTGGAGAAATAGTTAATGCCAAAAGTAAAGGGCGGCATACTGCGACTCAAATGGGTAGCGGTCATTTCCCTTCGGAAGGTGGTTTGAAAACGTCGAGTTATTTTAATTGGGTTCAAGTGGTTGATGAAAATAACATGAGCATGGACCCTAAAGATTTTGACTTAGAAGCTACAAATCCAAATTGTTATGATTTGAAGGTTGACGACAGCCATCGTGATACAAATGGCTTCGGTTTTTATTATGGAGGTCCTGGCTACAATGATAAATGTCCATGA
- the LOC113352257 gene encoding uncharacterized protein LOC113352257, with product MGSKTNSESDNISSVEGMKIPSIELPDELFEKSLDPWRFSLIGRGFFTMKLDNSTDRNYIKSQVWEVTDQILKVRNWVYNFRPTSQRTSKDFVWVRFPGLGLEFWSESILSKICKEIGTPIKIDEATTKCDVGYYANVLVEVDFSSSVPNKVWIGTKYGVFFQEVSITDCPKYCNSCKMVGHFITECRVEKAKRNETNSENIITPQQPKNDNEDSVIHTIHVTPTVPVHQIIHNATTGRFSPLECVQQNILEDIMVNEDKTADVVETPQIKFVDGKTGTFSDETVKVTSW from the exons ATGGGATCTAAAACGAACTCTGAGTCTGATAATATTTCTTCAGTAGAAGGAATGAAAATTCCTTCGattgaattacctgatgaactatTTGAGAAAAGCTTAGATCCATGGCGTTTTTCTTTAATTG GTAGAGGTTTCTTTACCATGAAATTGGATAATTCTACAGACCGTAACTACATCAAGTCTCAAGTATGGGAAGTTACAGATCAAATTTTGAAGGTTAGAAATTGGGTTTATAATTTTCGACCTACTAGCCAAAGAACTTCTAAGGATTTTGTTTGGGTGAGATTTCCAGGTTTAGGTCTTGAATTCTGGAGTGAATCAATTCTGTCCAAAATTTGTAAAGAAATAGGAACTCCAATTAAAATTGACGAGGCAACAACTAAATGTGATGTTGGATATTATGCAAATGTCTTGGTTGAggtagatttttcttcttcaGTTCCAAACAAAGTATGGATTGGGACTAAATATGGGGTTTTTTTTCAAGAGGTTTCCATTACAGATTGTCCAAAATACTGCAATAGCTGCAAAATGGTAGGTCACTTTATCACAGAATGTAGAGTAGAAAAAGCAAAAAGGAATGAAACTAATTCAGAAAACATAATTACTCCACAACAGCCTAAGA ATGACAATGAAGACTCTGTCATCCATACAATTCATGTTACTCCAACAGTTCCAGTTCATCAAATTATTCACAATGCTACTACTGGGAGATTCAGTCCTCTTGAATGTGTTCAACAAAATATTCTTGAAGATATTATGGTTAATGAAGATAAGACAGCTGATGTTGTAGAAACTCCTCAAATCAAATTTGTAGATGGAAAGACAGGGACATTCTCTGATGAAACTGTTAAGGTTACTTCATGGTAA